The Ochrobactrum sp. BTU1 genome includes a region encoding these proteins:
- a CDS encoding efflux transporter outer membrane subunit: MFKQITHLTLTGVILTTITACVSVGPDYQKPIVTLSQSWSSKADLRQAVLGKWWRSFNDPVLERLVTDGIASNTSVAEAKAKVRLSRAQLAAKSGSQFPTLDSETGMKRSDSAGTIATNSASQLFTTRWELDLFGGNRRSVEAAYYNAEAVDEQMRAVLVIVIGDIATNYAHLREIQQNIRIARRTVTSQKNTADLTRTQLAAGQVSQVDLLSAQTQVASTLSQIPLMQIEYAKYLNNLAVLTGRSAVALAVELRKPAPIPKIPRSVPSGLPAELLDSRPDLRAAERAFASSTARVGQAQAALYPSLSLTGNIGTSGANFGDLARLSNIIWSVGPTLSIPIFEGGKLNAELTIAKANRDQSFISYRRAILTALSEVEKASVALNQNRLRYVQLRTIVNNNRKINTLMIEQFKAGNKSFIEVLTAQRDLFASETAFNAAGTDLVLSYIALQKALGGGWDGRIDTSTPEIVDTNTKPHFTTNLSDTFSAPGSRLR; the protein is encoded by the coding sequence TTGTTCAAACAAATCACCCATTTGACCCTCACAGGAGTTATCCTGACTACAATTACCGCATGTGTGTCAGTGGGACCGGATTATCAAAAGCCGATAGTTACGCTGTCTCAATCATGGAGTAGCAAAGCCGATCTAAGACAAGCCGTCCTGGGCAAGTGGTGGAGGAGTTTCAACGATCCCGTCCTGGAACGTCTAGTTACCGATGGAATTGCTTCGAACACCAGCGTTGCCGAAGCGAAGGCCAAGGTGCGTCTCTCCCGTGCACAGCTCGCCGCAAAGAGCGGATCGCAATTTCCAACCCTCGATAGTGAAACCGGTATGAAGCGATCAGATTCCGCTGGAACGATCGCGACGAATAGTGCCAGCCAACTCTTCACCACGCGATGGGAGCTCGATCTTTTTGGGGGCAATCGGCGAAGTGTGGAAGCAGCATACTACAATGCAGAGGCAGTAGATGAACAAATGCGCGCAGTACTCGTAATCGTGATCGGCGACATCGCAACGAACTACGCTCATTTAAGGGAAATCCAGCAAAATATCCGCATCGCGCGCCGCACTGTAACTTCGCAAAAAAACACTGCCGATCTCACGAGGACCCAACTTGCGGCTGGCCAAGTTTCTCAAGTTGATCTCTTAAGCGCTCAGACACAGGTCGCGAGCACTCTGTCTCAAATCCCCTTGATGCAGATCGAATACGCAAAATACTTAAACAATCTCGCCGTTCTGACAGGTCGATCTGCGGTCGCACTTGCTGTCGAACTCCGCAAGCCCGCGCCAATTCCAAAAATCCCTCGCAGCGTACCATCAGGCTTGCCGGCTGAACTTTTGGATAGCAGACCAGACCTGCGCGCAGCGGAACGTGCTTTCGCTAGCTCCACTGCGCGGGTTGGACAGGCTCAAGCAGCACTCTACCCATCACTTTCATTGACCGGCAACATTGGAACGAGCGGTGCGAATTTCGGCGACCTTGCCCGCTTGTCGAACATAATCTGGAGTGTGGGGCCTACACTATCCATCCCTATTTTCGAGGGCGGAAAACTAAATGCAGAACTCACTATCGCAAAAGCGAACCGGGACCAATCCTTTATCTCCTATCGCAGGGCAATTCTTACTGCGCTCAGTGAAGTAGAAAAAGCAAGTGTTGCGCTCAATCAGAACCGTTTGAGGTACGTGCAACTTCGAACGATCGTCAATAACAACCGCAAGATAAACACACTCATGATCGAGCAGTTCAAGGCCGGAAACAAGAGCTTCATCGAAGTGTTGACAGCCCAAAGAGATTTGTTCGCTTCCGAAACCGCCTTCAACGCGGCCGGAACAGACCTCGTTCTCAGCTATATAGCGTTGCAAAAAGCGCTCGGAGGCGGCTGGGATGGTCGGATTGATACAAGTACCCCGGAAATAGTGGACACAAACACCAAGCCTCATTTCACAACAAACTTATCTGATACATTTTCGGCCCCTGGATCGAGGCTTCGATGA
- a CDS encoding efflux RND transporter periplasmic adaptor subunit — MKSTIYRRYKWRFWLVLVLVVLTLGYIAVLHFSRKVLEPATSTIHRGNLESSVLATGIMKPRTLVAIGAQATGRILALKVKPGQRVNKNDVVAIIDSTSQQNDLQKTQATLQQNEATRDQDIAQLDLAKLDLARNLLMVRQSAIARSEYEKSVSIVKEKQAQLRHTEATIAASKIEVQIAKTNLAYTRITAPMDGTVLATVVQEGQTVNASQSAPTIAILGNLDTMTVEADISEADVTHVRAGLPLYFTISGQSAKRYEATLKEILPAPDSIVNDKSFSASSSSAQTPATASAIYYKGLFSVANPDGALKTYMTAEIHIVLAKASSVLVAPVSALHLDDEDGSATVRVLSAKGDLVQRTDETGITDKINTEIKSGLRDGERVLTDNQTNETNEQSSSVSIGF, encoded by the coding sequence ATGAAATCAACAATATATCGGCGTTATAAATGGCGGTTTTGGCTCGTTCTTGTACTGGTGGTTTTGACATTGGGCTACATCGCAGTCCTGCACTTCTCAAGAAAAGTGCTTGAGCCGGCCACGTCGACAATCCACCGTGGAAACCTTGAAAGCTCAGTTCTTGCTACCGGTATCATGAAACCGCGCACATTGGTCGCGATCGGTGCCCAAGCTACGGGGAGGATTCTCGCCCTGAAAGTCAAGCCCGGGCAACGAGTGAACAAAAACGATGTCGTCGCAATAATAGACTCGACGTCTCAACAGAACGATCTGCAAAAGACACAAGCGACTTTGCAGCAAAATGAAGCGACGCGCGATCAAGACATCGCACAACTTGACTTGGCTAAACTCGATCTTGCACGCAACCTACTTATGGTACGGCAAAGCGCTATCGCGCGGTCTGAATATGAGAAATCGGTTAGTATCGTCAAAGAAAAGCAAGCTCAACTCCGGCATACAGAAGCGACAATTGCTGCATCCAAAATCGAAGTCCAAATTGCAAAAACAAACTTGGCGTATACTCGTATTACCGCACCGATGGACGGGACTGTGTTAGCAACCGTTGTTCAGGAGGGGCAGACTGTGAATGCATCTCAATCAGCGCCAACCATCGCAATCTTGGGCAATCTCGATACCATGACTGTCGAAGCGGATATTTCAGAAGCCGACGTGACACACGTTCGCGCAGGGCTGCCTCTGTACTTTACTATCTCAGGACAAAGCGCCAAGCGCTATGAGGCAACTCTAAAAGAAATCTTGCCCGCACCTGACTCGATCGTAAACGACAAGAGTTTTTCCGCCAGTAGTTCGTCGGCACAAACCCCAGCAACTGCGTCAGCAATTTACTACAAGGGGCTCTTTAGCGTGGCCAATCCCGATGGGGCCCTCAAGACCTACATGACAGCTGAGATTCACATAGTTCTGGCTAAAGCCAGTTCCGTTTTGGTAGCGCCTGTTTCTGCGTTGCACCTTGACGATGAGGATGGCAGCGCAACTGTGCGTGTGTTGAGTGCAAAGGGTGACTTAGTCCAACGGACGGACGAGACAGGCATAACAGATAAAATCAACACGGAAATCAAATCTGGTCTCCGAGATGGTGAAAGGGTGCTGACAGACAACCAGACCAACGAAACAAATGAGCAATCCAGTTCCGTTAGTATAGGATTTTAA